The genomic stretch ACCAAGAAGGGCTACAGCGGCGTGGCCATCTACACCAAGCGCGAGCCCGACGAGGTGCGCACGGCCATGGGCTGGGCGCCGTTCGACGACGAGGGCCGCTACATCGAGGCGCGCTACGGCGACCTCAGCGTGGTCTCGTTCTACATCCCCTCCGGTTCCTCCGGCGAGCTGCGCCAGGGCTTCAAGTTCGAGGTCATGGACTGGCTCAAGCCCAAGCTCGACGAGTGGCTGCGCAGCGGCCGCCAGTACGTGCTGTGCGGCGACTGGAACATCGTGCGCAGCCGCCTGGACATCAAGAACTGGGCCAGCAACCAGAAGAACTCCGGCTGCCTGCCGCCCGAGCGCGACTGGCTCAACGGCCTGTGCGCCGACGAAGGCGGCTGGGTCGACGCCTACCGTTCGCTCAAGGCCGAGGGCCAGGACTACACCTGGTGGAGCAACCGCGGCGGCGCGCGCGGCAACGACGTGGGTTGGCGCATCGACTACCAGATCGTGACCCCGAACCTGCGCGATCGCTTGCGCGCCTGCGCGATCCAGAAGGAGCCACGCTACTCCGACCACGCGCCTTTCATCGTCGACTATGAGCTCTGAGGCCGCGGCCAAGCCCAAGACCGGCTGGCGGCTGGTCCTGAGCAGCCTGCGCCAGCCCAAGGTGCTGGTGATGCTGATGCTGGGCTTCAGCTCCGGCATCCCGATCTACCTGGTCGGCAACACCCTGGGCTACTGGATGCGCGAGAACGCGATCGAGCTGTCCACGATCGGGTTCCTGTCCTGGGTGGGCCTGGCCTACTCGTTGAAATTCCTGTGGGCGCCGCTGGTCGACAAGACCGACGCGCCGCTGTTCGGCCGCTGGCTGGGGCGCCGGCGCGGCTGGATGCTGCTGACCCAGTTGGTCGCCGCCGCGGCCCTGCTCGGCATGGCCCTGCTGGAACCGCGCCACGGCGGCCTGCACCTGGGCGGCGTGCAGGTGAACCAGCTGCTGGTGTTCGGCGCCATGGCGCTGGTGGTGGCGCTGGCCTCGGCCACCCAGGACATCGTGATCGACGCCTGGCGCATCGAGTCGGCGCAGAGCAACGAGGAACAGGGCCTGCTGACCGCGAGTTCGGCGCTGGGCTACCGCGCCGCGCTGCTGGTCACCGATTCGCTGATCCTGATCCTGGCCGCGCGCGTGGGCTGGGTGGTGTCCTACGAAATCATGGCCGCGTTGTTGGGCGTGGGCATGATCGCGGTGTTCTTCGCCCGCGAGACCCGCGCCGCGAAGGCCGAGCCGGCGGTGGACATCGCCGACGACGGCCAGCCGCTGGGCGTATCCGACGCCATGGTGCTGCGCTGGCTGGCGGCGCTGGTGCTGGGCGTGGCGGCGGTGGTCTACGAGCTGGTCGCGCACAACCTGTGGAATGTCGATTGGAGCCTGCGCGACCTGGTCTTCGCCGTCGGCGTGCCGCTGATGCTGTGGCTGCTGTTGCGGCGCGAGGAAGCAGGCCGGCCGGTGTCCGAAGCGACGTGGTCGCGGCCGCTGGTACGCCCCCTGTTGCGTTTCTTCGACGCGGTGGTCGGCCCGCTGCTGGTGTTCCTGCGCACGCACGGCAAATGGGCGCTGCTGATGCTGCTGGCGATCAGCCTGTACCGCCTGCCCGACTTCGTGCTCGGGCCCATGGCCAATCCGTTCTACGCCGACCTGGGCATGGATAAGGGAGCCGTGGGCGTGGTGCGTGGTTCGATCGGCATGGTGGCGACCATCGTCGGCATCGCCGCGGCCGGCCTGAGCGCGGTGCGCTTCGGTTTCGTGCCCACCCTGCTGCTGGGCGCGGTGCTGGGCCCGGGGTCCAACCTGGCCTTCGCCTACCTGGCCGTGCACGGCAACGACCCGGGCGTGTTCGCCGCGGTCATGGCCATCGACAACTTCAGCAACGGCTTCGCCGGCGTGGCCCTGATCGGCTACA from Lysobacter silvisoli encodes the following:
- a CDS encoding exodeoxyribonuclease III is translated as MRIISFNANGLRSAASKGFFDWFRTQNADVLCVQETKAQEHQLAGPEFLPEGYRAYFRDAITKKGYSGVAIYTKREPDEVRTAMGWAPFDDEGRYIEARYGDLSVVSFYIPSGSSGELRQGFKFEVMDWLKPKLDEWLRSGRQYVLCGDWNIVRSRLDIKNWASNQKNSGCLPPERDWLNGLCADEGGWVDAYRSLKAEGQDYTWWSNRGGARGNDVGWRIDYQIVTPNLRDRLRACAIQKEPRYSDHAPFIVDYEL
- a CDS encoding AmpG family muropeptide MFS transporter — its product is MSSEAAAKPKTGWRLVLSSLRQPKVLVMLMLGFSSGIPIYLVGNTLGYWMRENAIELSTIGFLSWVGLAYSLKFLWAPLVDKTDAPLFGRWLGRRRGWMLLTQLVAAAALLGMALLEPRHGGLHLGGVQVNQLLVFGAMALVVALASATQDIVIDAWRIESAQSNEEQGLLTASSALGYRAALLVTDSLILILAARVGWVVSYEIMAALLGVGMIAVFFARETRAAKAEPAVDIADDGQPLGVSDAMVLRWLAALVLGVAAVVYELVAHNLWNVDWSLRDLVFAVGVPLMLWLLLRREEAGRPVSEATWSRPLVRPLLRFFDAVVGPLLVFLRTHGKWALLMLLAISLYRLPDFVLGPMANPFYADLGMDKGAVGVVRGSIGMVATIVGIAAAGLSAVRFGFVPTLLLGAVLGPGSNLAFAYLAVHGNDPGVFAAVMAIDNFSNGFAGVALIGYMSSLTSVGYTATQYALLSSFYAMPGKFLKGLSGVAVEQLETGRSLLEAYSLFFIGTALIGIPALLLCLVLVMRRPVAAPAAAA